From Paenibacillus sp. GP183, one genomic window encodes:
- a CDS encoding PHB depolymerase family esterase: MKKVICICLSYVLLISMILSMMPTVHAAGSYITQTYNSRNYKIYIPSGYQQGTAVPLIVMLHGCTQDPDQFADGTQMNTLAESKKFIVIYPEQPSSANLNKCWNWFEPANQSRGSGEPALISGMVSQVKSMYSIDSRRVYVAGLSAGAAMSVIMGTTYPDIFAAINVSSGLEYKAATNLIAATSAMISGGPDPVAQGNAAYSAMGSYKRVVPVIVFHGTSDNTVNPVNGDQVISQWAQTNDLASDGLDNNNIDDLADVTQHSTVPGGRSYTVYSYNDSKTGRVVMQKYTVTGMGHAWSGGSSSGSYTDPQGPNASQICYDFFMAHPMKGGGVGGSR, translated from the coding sequence ATGAAAAAGGTGATATGTATATGTTTGTCCTACGTTCTGTTGATTTCCATGATCCTGTCGATGATGCCGACAGTGCACGCTGCTGGCAGCTATATTACCCAAACTTATAACAGTAGAAACTATAAAATTTACATCCCAAGCGGATATCAGCAAGGAACAGCCGTTCCCTTGATTGTTATGCTGCACGGATGTACTCAGGATCCGGATCAGTTCGCTGACGGTACGCAGATGAATACTCTGGCAGAGTCCAAGAAGTTTATTGTCATTTACCCTGAACAGCCGTCTTCCGCCAATTTAAATAAATGCTGGAACTGGTTCGAACCCGCCAACCAATCCCGCGGTAGTGGTGAGCCCGCTCTCATATCGGGGATGGTTAGTCAAGTAAAGAGTATGTATTCGATTGACAGCAGACGAGTGTATGTAGCGGGGTTATCCGCCGGTGCTGCGATGTCCGTTATTATGGGCACTACTTATCCCGATATATTCGCCGCAATCAATGTAAGCTCAGGTTTGGAGTATAAGGCTGCAACGAACTTGATAGCGGCCACCTCCGCGATGATTAGCGGCGGCCCTGATCCAGTCGCACAGGGCAATGCGGCATATTCCGCAATGGGCAGCTACAAAAGAGTTGTGCCGGTCATTGTTTTCCATGGAACTTCTGATAATACCGTCAATCCGGTTAATGGAGATCAAGTGATTTCACAATGGGCGCAGACTAACGACTTAGCATCAGATGGTTTGGATAACAACAATATCGACGACTTGGCCGATGTCACCCAACATAGCACAGTTCCGGGAGGACGCAGCTATACGGTATACAGCTATAATGACAGCAAAACAGGACGCGTCGTCATGCAGAAGTATACAGTCACCGGAATGGGTCATGCTTGGTCTGGAGGGAGCAGCTCGGGGTCATATACGGATCCTCAAGGGCCGAATGCATCTCAAATCTGTTATGACTTCTTCATGGCTCATCCAATGAAGGGTGGAGGAGTTGGTGGGAGCAGGTGA
- a CDS encoding mannose-1-phosphate guanylyltransferase, whose amino-acid sequence MNKFAVILAGGGGTRFWPLSRQETPKQLLNISGNDIMLNDTIERFKGIIPQENTVIVTNRSQAVLLESIMHSSVLKGNILIEPVARNTAASILFAALFIEKFHGDSLMVVLPSDHHITDEDQFRKTLNEACTAALESDKIVTIGIKPTFPSTGYGYISYQNVPYTTSPCAMYEVAEFVEKPNFQKAQAYLSSGHYMWNSGIFIWKTSVIIENFNRYLPRLYKSMLPLRDYLGTEQEEEMINKIYPTLQNISIDYGILERCDEVIVLSGNFGWNDIGSWDALGAIFPPDESGNIVKANYMGIDTRNSIIYGNGRLITTIGIDGLIIADTEDALLICPKNKAQSVKEMVDMLKERGMTKYM is encoded by the coding sequence ATGAATAAATTCGCAGTCATACTTGCTGGCGGGGGTGGTACCCGATTCTGGCCTTTATCCAGACAGGAAACACCGAAGCAGCTGCTTAATATTAGCGGTAACGATATCATGTTAAACGATACCATCGAACGATTTAAAGGTATTATTCCCCAGGAAAATACGGTTATCGTCACGAATCGCTCCCAAGCGGTATTGCTTGAGAGCATCATGCACAGCAGTGTGTTGAAGGGGAACATTCTCATCGAACCTGTTGCTCGCAACACGGCTGCAAGCATTCTTTTTGCTGCTTTATTTATAGAAAAATTCCACGGTGATTCCTTGATGGTTGTATTGCCTTCCGATCATCACATTACCGATGAAGACCAATTCCGAAAAACGTTAAACGAAGCGTGTACGGCAGCCTTGGAATCCGACAAAATCGTGACCATCGGTATCAAACCGACGTTTCCTTCTACAGGCTATGGTTATATTTCCTATCAGAATGTGCCTTACACCACAAGTCCATGCGCCATGTATGAAGTAGCTGAGTTTGTAGAAAAACCTAATTTCCAAAAAGCGCAGGCTTATTTATCCTCCGGGCATTATATGTGGAACAGCGGCATTTTTATTTGGAAAACATCAGTTATTATCGAAAACTTCAACCGTTATCTGCCCAGACTATATAAATCAATGCTTCCACTCCGAGATTACCTGGGAACGGAACAAGAAGAGGAAATGATCAATAAGATTTATCCGACGCTGCAAAATATTTCGATTGATTATGGAATACTTGAACGCTGCGATGAAGTCATTGTGCTGTCTGGTAATTTTGGCTGGAATGATATTGGCAGTTGGGATGCACTTGGAGCGATTTTCCCTCCAGATGAGTCAGGCAATATTGTAAAGGCGAATTACATGGGCATTGATACACGAAATTCGATTATATATGGGAACGGCAGACTGATTACGACAATAGGCATAGACGGCTTAATCATTGCTGATACGGAGGATGCGTTATTGATCTGCCCCAAAAATAAAGCCCAGTCTGTCAAAGAGATGGTTGATATGTTGAAGGAAAGAGGAATGACTAAATATATGTAA
- a CDS encoding helix-turn-helix transcriptional regulator, whose product MSAIRSNLKEVMENHDPKLSIRKLAKDVNYHFDSIRRMYKDEMVQYPRDLLLKLCTYFNVQPGQLIVMDEIERSEIMIYESDEQQEDQNDNY is encoded by the coding sequence ATGTCAGCCATACGCAGTAACTTAAAAGAAGTCATGGAAAACCATGATCCTAAATTATCTATTCGCAAGCTTGCTAAAGATGTTAACTATCACTTTGATTCCATTCGTAGAATGTACAAGGATGAGATGGTTCAGTATCCTCGAGACCTGCTTTTAAAGCTATGTACTTATTTTAATGTACAACCTGGGCAGCTAATTGTCATGGATGAGATTGAACGAAGTGAAATTATGATATATGAATCGGATGAACAACAGGAGGATCAGAATGACAACTATTAA
- a CDS encoding arsenic transporter gives MLETATVPLTIIAFLFTMVMILWRPNGLNEAIPATAGAILVLISGSVSLSDLGKIGATISSASITIMATIVMAIILESFGFFQWAADGLAARAKGNGIRLFWYVNLICFLMTLFFNNDGSILITTPILLILLEHLGLKNHEKIPYLLSGALIATASSAPIGVSNIVNLIALKIVGMDLYMHTLMMFVPATLGLIFLLLLLFLIFYKTLPRDISERKAPHINAGRHPLGKHPLRMPPLSSQIVQEKSTAERNKFMRNVLLFVFSVRISLFIASYLGIPIEIVAVLGSSILLVWRWIVLKISPVDMVKKTPWHILVFAFSMYVIIYGLNNIGFTNWLISLIEPHVTSSLVNTSLWMGSLLSVMSIFFNNHPALMLGTLTLTNMSLDPLTLKVAYLASVIGSDIGALLLPIGTLASLIWLHILRQHNVKISWKEYVKVTMICIPPTVLLTLLLLAYWVKWIY, from the coding sequence ATGCTTGAGACCGCAACGGTACCACTTACCATAATTGCCTTTCTGTTTACTATGGTCATGATCCTTTGGCGTCCCAATGGTTTAAATGAGGCCATTCCTGCAACAGCTGGCGCCATCTTGGTACTTATCAGCGGAAGCGTATCCTTGTCCGATTTGGGAAAGATAGGCGCAACGATAAGCAGTGCTTCCATAACGATTATGGCAACCATCGTCATGGCCATTATATTAGAAAGCTTTGGCTTCTTTCAATGGGCAGCGGATGGACTCGCTGCCCGGGCAAAAGGTAATGGTATCCGGCTTTTCTGGTATGTTAACCTCATTTGCTTTCTCATGACACTGTTCTTTAACAACGATGGCAGCATTCTAATCACTACACCGATTTTGCTCATTTTACTCGAACATCTTGGTCTTAAAAATCACGAAAAAATCCCCTACCTGCTCTCAGGTGCGTTAATTGCAACAGCGTCCAGTGCTCCGATCGGCGTCAGCAATATTGTCAATTTGATAGCTCTAAAAATTGTGGGCATGGATCTTTATATGCATACGCTCATGATGTTCGTTCCAGCTACACTAGGCTTGATATTCCTCTTGCTCCTATTATTCTTAATCTTTTATAAAACATTACCGCGTGATATTTCTGAAAGAAAAGCACCTCATATAAATGCAGGTAGACATCCTTTAGGTAAACATCCTCTGAGAATGCCTCCACTCAGTTCACAAATCGTTCAGGAAAAATCCACTGCCGAACGCAACAAGTTTATGCGGAATGTCCTGCTTTTTGTTTTTTCCGTTCGTATCAGTCTTTTTATTGCTTCCTACTTAGGCATTCCGATAGAGATCGTAGCTGTATTGGGGTCATCCATCTTATTGGTTTGGAGATGGATCGTGCTGAAAATCTCTCCAGTCGATATGGTGAAGAAAACGCCTTGGCATATTCTTGTATTTGCTTTTAGCATGTATGTCATTATCTACGGTCTAAATAACATTGGATTCACGAATTGGTTGATTAGTCTCATTGAACCTCATGTTACCAGCAGTTTAGTTAACACCAGTTTATGGATGGGCTCCCTCCTGTCCGTTATGTCCATTTTCTTCAACAATCATCCTGCTTTAATGCTGGGAACCCTTACTCTAACGAATATGTCGTTAGACCCTCTTACTCTTAAAGTTGCTTACTTGGCAAGCGTTATTGGAAGTGATATTGGTGCACTGCTTTTACCGATCGGAACTCTGGCTTCGCTCATTTGGCTTCATATCCTTAGACAGCATAATGTGAAAATCAGTTGGAAGGAATATGTCAAGGTTACCATGATTTGCATACCGCCTACCGTCCTGCTTACATTGCTGTTGCTGGCTTATTGGGTCAAATGGATTTACTAA
- a CDS encoding glycosyltransferase, with the protein MSVQTLAHLNSDYLFRLTDDTGIFQHTKFGAPDRTKGYTTDDNARALIAAVLLYSKGNGRDSRALDLIHIYISFIYHSQNSDGNFRNFMDYNRQFIEDSGSEDCQGRTLWALGFTLSHSSVPNNLQNTCRYMISQALPHIHAMGSPRAQAYAMVGLSFLLQTPHALSYSFPHPPIESSKEAAEFLPRVTIYSLIENMAARLQHQYLQNKGNGWNWLEDSLTYGNAMLPLALFKAASISGRNDLKEVAKESLDFLASQTFSPEGYFKPIGSHGWQQRDGDAALYDEQPIEACEMLLACKEAYTVLGEPIYQKQAALCYEWYSGHNSLNVSLIDPQTGGCYDGIHSTGLNLNQGSESIISYSIAHLVMHHE; encoded by the coding sequence ATGAGCGTACAAACTTTAGCACACTTGAATTCCGATTATCTATTCAGGTTGACGGACGATACAGGGATCTTTCAGCATACCAAATTCGGTGCTCCCGACCGCACTAAAGGCTATACAACAGATGATAATGCACGGGCATTAATTGCTGCTGTGTTATTGTACAGTAAAGGGAATGGTCGAGATTCACGAGCATTGGACCTTATACACATTTATATTTCGTTCATCTATCACTCACAGAATTCGGATGGCAACTTTAGAAACTTCATGGATTACAACCGTCAATTCATAGAAGATAGCGGCTCTGAGGACTGTCAAGGACGCACCTTATGGGCACTCGGCTTTACACTCTCTCACTCTTCTGTGCCAAACAATTTACAGAACACCTGCCGCTATATGATTAGTCAAGCGCTGCCACATATCCATGCGATGGGATCTCCTCGAGCACAAGCCTATGCAATGGTAGGATTAAGCTTCCTGCTTCAGACCCCTCATGCTTTATCCTATTCGTTTCCGCATCCACCTATTGAAAGCAGCAAGGAAGCGGCGGAATTTCTGCCAAGGGTCACCATCTACAGTCTGATTGAGAATATGGCTGCACGTTTGCAGCATCAATATTTACAGAATAAAGGCAACGGCTGGAATTGGTTAGAGGACAGTCTAACCTACGGCAATGCCATGCTTCCTTTAGCGTTATTCAAAGCTGCCAGTATTTCAGGCAGAAATGATCTGAAGGAAGTCGCTAAGGAAAGCCTTGATTTCCTGGCATCCCAAACATTCTCACCGGAAGGTTATTTCAAGCCAATCGGCAGCCACGGTTGGCAGCAGCGCGACGGTGATGCAGCCCTTTATGATGAACAGCCCATAGAAGCATGCGAAATGCTCCTTGCCTGCAAAGAGGCTTATACAGTACTTGGTGAACCTATTTATCAGAAACAGGCAGCGTTGTGTTACGAATGGTATTCAGGCCATAACTCGCTGAATGTCTCTCTGATTGACCCGCAAACCGGAGGCTGCTACGATGGTATTCATTCTACAGGTTTGAACCTCAATCAAGGTTCAGAGAGTATTATTTCCTACTCTATTGCCCATTTGGTCATGCATCATGAATAA
- a CDS encoding spore germination protein, whose translation MQPVINIYTLKINSISGNASVNIGESLHTSHTSNTKSTGANMSYGDEAPSIATMKNLYVDPDEYDQTQIKSSDHRQLKEA comes from the coding sequence ATGCAGCCAGTCATTAATATTTATACCTTGAAAATTAACAGCATATCCGGCAATGCCTCAGTGAATATAGGTGAATCGCTCCATACCAGTCATACCTCCAACACGAAATCAACAGGGGCGAACATGTCTTATGGTGATGAAGCGCCATCAATCGCTACGATGAAGAACCTATATGTTGACCCCGATGAGTATGATCAAACTCAAATAAAAAGCAGCGACCATAGACAGCTTAAGGAGGCTTGA
- a CDS encoding spore germination protein, which produces MPFFINIVNMKTNGVSQNGNIDIGAVVHNSHTSNNKLVGVNFSVGDLSPSFSNMNSAYFDPDIDDQGQIANPSAPITNQV; this is translated from the coding sequence ATGCCATTTTTTATAAATATCGTCAACATGAAAACAAATGGGGTGTCCCAGAACGGTAATATCGATATTGGAGCTGTTGTACACAATAGCCACACCTCAAACAATAAGCTTGTCGGAGTGAATTTCTCCGTAGGAGATCTAAGCCCGTCCTTCTCTAATATGAACTCAGCGTACTTTGATCCTGATATAGACGACCAAGGTCAGATTGCTAACCCTTCCGCTCCTATAACGAACCAAGTTTAA
- a CDS encoding HAMP domain-containing sensor histidine kinase, with product MENENISIMLSHKEFLSKRWQQEVREIYPDLPLDSDVNIDNYLNYILNLDIPTDDHPIFNSIPKWSKISLDRYNYIEYILITTNIWRKIILETVEKVAIENEMSVYQLIKKYIFRMDLFEKHARDNYWNLTRIVILEKDKLINELHSERLTLIGKMAASMAHEIRNPLTSIQGFLKLIKKNISSQENQKIANYLKIIDDEFESINMQITGFLSFSRNREHDESYDNISLIQIINSVLSMLNPRLIQEDVMFVKKFKKDKMIRVQKKGIQQVISNLLNNAVDALLEVSHKKEITLSLKEDDDNVYLYISNNGPKIPDELKDLLFTPFVTNKSSGTGLGLTICKQIMQKNDGDILFDTNEKETTFILSFKKVLH from the coding sequence ATGGAAAATGAAAATATTTCAATCATGTTAAGCCACAAAGAGTTCTTATCGAAAAGATGGCAGCAGGAGGTTCGTGAAATTTATCCCGATCTGCCTTTAGACTCAGATGTAAATATTGATAATTATTTAAATTATATATTGAATTTAGATATCCCTACGGATGACCATCCCATTTTTAATTCTATACCCAAATGGTCCAAAATTTCACTGGATCGGTATAACTATATTGAATACATTCTAATTACTACAAATATTTGGAGAAAAATTATTCTAGAAACTGTCGAAAAGGTTGCCATAGAGAATGAGATGTCCGTCTATCAACTTATAAAAAAGTACATATTCAGGATGGATTTATTTGAGAAGCATGCTCGTGACAATTATTGGAACTTGACTCGAATTGTTATATTGGAAAAAGATAAGCTAATTAACGAGTTACATAGTGAACGCTTAACACTTATTGGCAAAATGGCAGCCAGTATGGCTCATGAGATCAGAAATCCTCTTACCTCCATCCAGGGATTTTTAAAACTCATTAAAAAAAACATTTCATCTCAAGAGAATCAAAAGATCGCTAATTATTTAAAAATTATTGATGATGAATTTGAGAGTATTAATATGCAAATTACGGGTTTTCTCAGTTTTTCCAGGAATCGAGAACATGATGAATCGTATGATAACATCTCTTTAATCCAAATTATTAATTCTGTCCTATCCATGTTAAACCCGCGATTAATACAAGAAGATGTTATGTTTGTTAAAAAATTTAAAAAGGATAAAATGATCAGAGTTCAAAAGAAGGGCATACAACAAGTAATCTCCAATTTATTAAACAACGCAGTTGATGCGTTACTTGAAGTCTCCCATAAAAAAGAAATCACGCTGTCCTTGAAAGAGGATGATGATAATGTGTATCTATATATTTCTAACAATGGTCCGAAGATACCTGACGAGCTAAAAGATTTATTATTCACACCATTTGTAACTAATAAATCATCAGGGACTGGGCTAGGATTAACGATATGCAAACAAATTATGCAAAAAAATGATGGTGATATACTTTTTGATACCAATGAAAAAGAAACCACTTTTATTTTGTCTTTTAAGAAAGTCCTCCATTGA
- a CDS encoding 50S ribosomal protein L25, whose translation MSKSIQLSERAGTSKSIRNQGRKMGRIPAVLYGIGKTTVSVEVNEKEMLEVLRKNPRAILQASTPAAGILPVVIQNVQRATLSGKLIHIDFHHVNMSKIMDSKVTIHFFGESIGVKEGGILQVEMYEVEVRCMPDHLPPSMEVNISGLAIGDQILVSDLVFQDGIEVLTDPAAVMIQIKNVHEEEVLEAATPA comes from the coding sequence ATGAGTAAATCCATTCAATTAAGCGAACGTGCCGGCACATCGAAATCCATAAGGAACCAAGGTAGAAAGATGGGGCGTATTCCGGCTGTGTTATATGGGATAGGAAAAACCACAGTTTCAGTCGAAGTGAATGAAAAAGAAATGCTTGAAGTGCTGAGAAAAAATCCGCGGGCTATTTTGCAGGCATCTACACCCGCTGCGGGAATTTTACCGGTAGTCATCCAAAACGTCCAACGAGCGACATTATCGGGTAAGCTGATTCATATCGATTTTCACCATGTGAACATGAGCAAAATCATGGATAGCAAGGTTACGATTCATTTCTTCGGTGAGTCGATCGGTGTGAAAGAAGGCGGGATCCTTCAAGTGGAAATGTATGAAGTCGAAGTCCGCTGTATGCCGGATCATCTGCCGCCTTCCATGGAAGTGAATATAAGCGGGCTTGCAATCGGCGATCAAATTCTCGTTTCCGATCTGGTCTTCCAGGATGGAATCGAAGTACTGACTGACCCGGCCGCGGTCATGATCCAGATCAAGAACGTTCACGAAGAGGAAGTGCTGGAAGCAGCGACTCCTGCCTGA
- a CDS encoding DUF1861 family protein, with amino-acid sequence MTTINTKAKTCEQLLVKFHAAPRNTKVEKLTFSGVGNRDVYNITAPFICDGEEVIVGRVEERDSEFSQVFFFTRINQVWSPRVHTHTYNLQDPCVTSIKGELIFGGVEIITAAEDPNVIVSWVTQFYRGLHIDALCHFSSGPGTMKDIRLIELSDGRIGIFTRPQGVRGGRGQIGFTIIQSLEELDEQTFSNADILQDQFVVEEWGGANEAHLLKNGHVGVLGHIACFDDQLNKHYYSMVFSINPETCEKTPIKIIAARSDFPDGPGKRPDLTDVIFSGGLVRLDNGRAVLSVGVSDAEAYRIEIPDPFIEYE; translated from the coding sequence ATGACAACTATTAATACAAAAGCAAAGACCTGTGAACAATTACTTGTTAAATTTCATGCTGCTCCTCGAAACACTAAGGTAGAGAAATTAACGTTCTCGGGAGTTGGTAATCGAGATGTTTATAACATAACGGCACCTTTCATCTGTGATGGGGAGGAAGTAATCGTGGGAAGAGTTGAGGAACGCGACAGTGAGTTCTCTCAAGTCTTTTTTTTTACGCGAATAAATCAGGTTTGGAGCCCAAGAGTGCATACTCATACCTATAATTTGCAGGATCCTTGCGTGACCAGCATTAAAGGAGAACTGATATTTGGTGGTGTTGAAATCATAACCGCAGCCGAAGATCCCAATGTAATTGTTTCTTGGGTTACCCAATTTTATCGGGGACTCCATATCGATGCTTTATGTCATTTCTCTTCGGGTCCCGGTACGATGAAGGATATTCGATTAATTGAGCTGTCTGATGGCAGGATTGGCATTTTTACCCGACCGCAAGGAGTTAGAGGCGGGAGAGGGCAAATTGGGTTCACTATCATCCAATCGTTGGAAGAACTTGATGAACAAACCTTCAGCAATGCGGATATTCTTCAAGACCAATTTGTTGTTGAAGAATGGGGAGGCGCCAATGAAGCGCATTTATTGAAAAATGGTCATGTTGGTGTTCTAGGACATATTGCTTGTTTCGATGATCAACTGAACAAACACTATTATTCCATGGTCTTTTCGATAAATCCTGAAACATGCGAGAAAACCCCCATTAAAATCATAGCGGCTAGAAGCGATTTTCCTGACGGACCCGGCAAGCGGCCTGATCTTACAGATGTTATTTTTAGTGGCGGGCTTGTACGGTTAGACAATGGCAGGGCCGTACTTTCAGTAGGAGTTAGTGACGCTGAAGCTTATAGAATTGAGATTCCAGACCCGTTCATAGAGTATGAATAA
- a CDS encoding glycosyltransferase family 4 protein, whose translation MNTISSRNIVFLGTSLPRECGIATFTQDLLEQFIQIPGFNMPRIIAVNNKETYNYEEQVMMQIDQNNLSDYLEAADNLNLSNVDLLVIQHEFGIYGGESGEYLIPFVERLNIPYVVVFHTVLTTPSPKQRHIMNRIAELSLKVVTMAQSTVMDLNSIYGIDLNKVVFIHHGVPYVETKSRTELKEQYGFADRKILSTFGFLSPGKGIEYGIEAMRGVVDHHPESLYIIWGKTHPVVKHETGEVYRQKLTELIGELDLVDNVLFVDKLLTQEEVIQSLIMSDIYMTPYLGKDQAVSGTLAYGVGYGRVIVSTPYRYAEEMLAGGRGLLAEFRDSSSLEACILKLLGNPSLVKEMEAHTLALGQTMMWGEIAKRYAAVFQESMGTSNCSKRSVI comes from the coding sequence ATGAATACCATCAGTAGTCGAAATATTGTTTTTTTAGGAACTAGTCTCCCACGAGAATGTGGAATTGCCACATTCACGCAAGATTTACTGGAACAATTCATTCAGATACCGGGCTTTAACATGCCTCGCATTATTGCGGTTAACAACAAGGAGACGTACAACTATGAGGAGCAAGTTATGATGCAAATCGATCAGAATAATTTATCGGATTATTTGGAAGCAGCCGATAACCTTAACCTTTCCAATGTTGATCTCCTCGTCATTCAGCATGAATTCGGGATCTACGGAGGAGAGAGCGGCGAATATTTGATTCCCTTCGTTGAGAGATTGAACATTCCTTATGTTGTCGTCTTTCACACCGTATTAACAACACCCAGCCCTAAACAGCGCCACATTATGAATCGAATTGCGGAGTTAAGCTTGAAAGTTGTAACGATGGCCCAGTCTACCGTAATGGATTTGAATTCGATTTATGGGATAGATCTTAATAAAGTTGTGTTCATTCATCATGGCGTACCTTATGTGGAAACGAAATCAAGAACAGAGCTTAAAGAGCAATACGGATTTGCTGACCGGAAGATCCTTTCGACCTTCGGTTTTTTAAGTCCTGGCAAGGGTATTGAATACGGCATAGAAGCGATGCGTGGAGTTGTAGATCATCACCCGGAGTCATTATATATCATATGGGGAAAGACACACCCAGTAGTTAAGCATGAAACTGGCGAAGTTTATAGACAGAAATTGACGGAGCTTATTGGAGAGCTTGATTTGGTTGATAACGTTCTATTTGTAGATAAACTGTTAACGCAAGAAGAAGTTATTCAATCCCTGATTATGTCCGACATTTACATGACCCCCTATTTGGGCAAGGATCAAGCCGTTAGCGGTACATTAGCCTATGGTGTCGGTTATGGAAGAGTTATTGTTTCGACTCCTTACCGGTATGCCGAGGAAATGCTTGCGGGCGGAAGAGGCTTGCTTGCAGAGTTCCGTGATTCTTCTTCTTTGGAAGCATGCATACTCAAGCTGCTTGGGAATCCTTCACTGGTTAAAGAAATGGAAGCCCACACACTCGCACTTGGGCAGACCATGATGTGGGGAGAAATTGCCAAACGTTATGCAGCCGTCTTTCAAGAAAGCATGGGAACCTCTAACTGTTCCAAAAGGAGTGTAATTTAA
- a CDS encoding RNA ligase family protein, with product MHQLKLDGFRCTLHSEGPRVKLFTRHQNDCTSHFPEFTAVHINATSAILDGEMIAFGADGKPDFELVMSQFQSSRLKNLQSVHFAAFDVLMINGKSVMHLPLERRLELLHGLVSGSDQLSVVQPHDDGEALYESVKAAGLEGIVSKRRNSRYVQDHRSRDWIKLKNYQFEEVAISGIRKNEFGWALQFDDGRYAVICEFAPPEARAVFRQISKLLVQSENQNWLFLDPLIRCRVKYQCLTHSGLLRSPSFVEFILAS from the coding sequence ATACATCAACTAAAACTAGATGGATTTCGCTGTACATTGCATAGTGAAGGTCCACGCGTAAAATTGTTTACACGTCACCAAAACGACTGCACAAGCCATTTTCCCGAGTTTACCGCGGTACATATTAATGCTACTTCCGCGATCTTAGATGGGGAAATGATCGCATTTGGTGCTGATGGTAAGCCCGATTTCGAGCTTGTCATGTCTCAATTTCAATCTTCTCGCCTGAAGAACTTACAGAGCGTCCATTTTGCCGCTTTTGATGTACTTATGATAAATGGGAAGAGTGTAATGCATTTGCCGCTGGAGCGTCGTTTGGAGCTCCTACATGGGCTTGTGAGTGGTTCTGACCAACTATCGGTTGTGCAACCGCATGATGATGGCGAGGCTCTGTACGAATCAGTCAAAGCTGCTGGTCTTGAAGGGATTGTCTCCAAACGAAGAAATAGTCGGTATGTGCAGGATCATCGATCGAGGGACTGGATTAAATTGAAGAATTATCAGTTTGAGGAAGTTGCGATCTCCGGAATCAGAAAGAATGAATTTGGTTGGGCATTGCAATTTGATGACGGCAGATACGCAGTCATATGTGAATTCGCTCCGCCAGAAGCGCGTGCTGTCTTCCGTCAGATCTCTAAGCTGCTTGTTCAATCGGAAAATCAGAACTGGTTATTCCTGGATCCACTGATTCGCTGTCGGGTCAAATATCAATGCTTGACCCACTCCGGTCTCTTACGATCACCAAGTTTCGTTGAGTTTATATTGGCTTCCTAA